A DNA window from Helianthus annuus cultivar XRQ/B chromosome 15, HanXRQr2.0-SUNRISE, whole genome shotgun sequence contains the following coding sequences:
- the LOC110914609 gene encoding uncharacterized protein LOC110914609, with amino-acid sequence MKNQPYLKFSGSTSLNESDSLKLVEQFSVKEIKEAVFDCGDDKAPGPDGFNFRFIKQFWKDFEDDFFRLMQHFHVEGKFGMGVGSSFITLVPKIGDPTGLADYHPINLTGVISKVVSKVLANRLKRVMEQIRFPALWCKWVKGVLESVRSSVLVNGSSTFEFNCQKGIRQGDPASPFLFLVVMEALSGMIKKACLVGAFDGVRLPNQGLVLSHLLYADDGMIMGEWLDFNFDNLKRILRIFYLCSGLKINIHKSVVYGVGVTDEVVNVKASLLGCKAGALPFVYLGIKVGANTNRVNNWEAVIDIFRNRLSKWKVESLSIGGRVVLIKSWIWRYKSEQGALWRRTVEAIHGSTRRWDMMSSNKRFRRVWKNIVSFGNKVRINGKGLSTMLRGVVGDGLEIRFWYDPWLNDHVLKDRFPNIFRLEKEKTCCVADRCRGSGEDTIVSWSWNKLPETVAEVQERSECEVMLQNVFMQNRPDQWQWAASADHSYSVGEVKKWLRSEVGNSNQNAGRFVYVWCKWVPNKCNIFMWRAELDRLPTKLALRRRSIQVEDTVCSLCGEGEETVDHLFTTCSVLCGVWSVLSSWCKVPQMYAFTFKDLMVPLVTIQEALPSVWREGVYLFVNLRQRIAILRACLVEISIINAHSPSSARLFHHYWVRDPTLITYFPQDSSFE; translated from the exons ATGAAGAATCAGCCATACTTAAAGTTCTCAGGTTCGACTTCTTTGAATGAAAGTGATTCGCTTAAGTTGGTGGAACAATTTTCTGTGAAAGAAATTAAAGAAGCCGTGTTCGATTGTGGAGACGACAAAGCCCCAGGTCCTGACGGGTTCAACTTTCGTTTCATTAAACAATTCTGGAAGGACTTTGAGGACGATTTTTTTCGGCTGATGCAGCACTTTCATGTTGAAGGGAAGTTTGGTATGGGAGTTGGTTCATCATTTATAACTTTGGTGCCGAAGATAGGGGATCCTACGGGATTAGCCGATTACCATCCTATAAATCTCACTGGTGTTATTAGCAAGGTGGTTTCCAAGGTTTTGGCGAACAGATTGAAACGCGTTATGG AACAAATACGGTTTCCGGCTTTGTGGTGTAAATGGGTCAAAGGAGTTTTGGAGTCGGTGAGATCATCGGTGCTTGTTAACGGCTCGTCGACTTTTGAGTTCAATTGTCAGAAAGGCATTAGACAAGGTGATCCTGCGTCTCCTTTTTTGTTTCTTGTTGTCATGGAAGCTCTTTCCGGGATGATAAAGAAGGCGTGTTTGGTTGGAGCTTTCGATGGTGTTCGTTTACCTAACCAAGGGTTGGTATTGTCCCATCTTTTATACGCAGACGATGGTATGATTATGGGAGAATGGTTGGATTTTAACTTTGATAATTTAAAGCGAATTCTTCGTATTTTTTATTTATGTTCGGGCCTAAAGATAAATATCCATAAATCGGTGGTATATGGGGTTGGGGTTACGGATGAAGTGGTGAATGTGAAAGCTAGTTTGTTGGGTTGTAAAGCAGGGGCTTTGCCTTTTGTATATTTGGGCATCAAGGTTGGGGCGAACACGAATAGAGTTAATAACTGGGAGGCGGTTATAGATATATTTCGGAACCGATTATCGAAGTGGAAAGTTGAATCTCTATCCATAGGAGGCAGAGTTGTTCTTATCAAATCG TGGATATGGAGGTATAAATCGGAACAAGGTGCATTATGGAGGAGAACTGTGGAAGCCATTCACGGTTCAACAAGGAGGTGGGATATGATGTCTAGTAATAAAAGATTCAGAAGAGTGTGGAAAAACATTGTGTCTTTTGGAAACAAAGTGAGGATTAATGGTAAAGGGTTATCAACTATGCTACGGGGCGTTGTGGGTGATGGCTTGGAGATTCGGTTTTGGTATGACCCGTGGTTAAATGATCATGTTTTGAAAGATAGATTCCCTAATATTTTCAGATTAGAAAAGGAGAAAACGTGTTGTGTCGCTGATAGGTGCAGAGGCTCCGGAGAAGACACTATCGTTTCATGGTCGTGGAATAAACTCCCTGAGACTGTTGCGGAGGTTCAGGAGCGCTCAGAATGTGAGGTTATGCTGCAGAATGTTTTTATGCAGAATCGGCCAGATCAATGGCAATGGGCTGCGAGTGCTGATCACTCTTACTCGGTGggagaagtgaagaaatggttgcgGAGCGAAGTGGGAAATAGTAATCAGAATGCAGGCCGGTTCGTTTATGTTTGGTGCAAATGGGTTCCTAATAAATGCAACATTTTTATGTGGCGTGCAGAGCTCGATAGATTACCAACTAAACTTGCTTTACGAAGGAGGAGTATACAGGTGGAAGATACGGTTTGTAGTTTATGCGGGGAAGGGGAAGAGACGGTTGATCATTTGTTTACAACGTGTAGCGTTTTGTGTGGTGTTTGGAGTGTATTATCCAGTTGGTGTAAAGTTCCACAAATGTATGCGTTTACTTTCAAAGATCTGATGGTACCCCTTGTAACAATCCAAGAAGCACTTCCATCTGTATGGCGCGAGGGAGTCTATCTTTTTGTCAATCTCAGGCAAAGAATAGCAATCCTTagggcatgccttgttgagatcagtaTAATCAACGCACATTCGCCATCCTCCGCTCGACTTTTCCACCATTACTGGGTCCGCGACCCAACTTTGATAACGTACTTCCCGCAAGACTCCAGCTTTGAGTAG